The following coding sequences lie in one Mucilaginibacter sp. KACC 22773 genomic window:
- a CDS encoding branched-chain amino acid aminotransferase, translated as MTETLDIKITKTTHSRLAETDFDNLPFGKTFSDHMFVADYADGEWKNLQVIPYGEIGLSPAISALHYGQSFFEGLKAYKHADGKVTIFRPDKNAIRFNKSAERLCMPTLPEEIFLQSMAAVVDLDREWVPSKPNHALYIRPFMFATDPYLGVTPSATYKYMVICGPVGPYFSKTLRVKIETYYTRAAEGGMGYAKAAGNYGSAMLPSRKAAEEGFDQLIWTDAKEHKYVEEMGAANAMFMLDGKLITAEAKDTILDGVTRDTVIALAKEWGIPVETRKVSVAEIIEGAKTGRLTDAFGAGTAATIASVGSISVDGEEYFLSDPKTREFSQKVLATLDAIKYGRAEDTHGWNYLVG; from the coding sequence ATGACAGAGACGCTGGACATCAAGATCACCAAGACCACGCATTCCCGTTTAGCAGAAACGGATTTTGACAACTTACCTTTCGGAAAAACATTTTCTGACCACATGTTTGTGGCCGATTATGCTGATGGTGAATGGAAAAACCTGCAGGTCATTCCCTACGGCGAGATTGGTTTAAGCCCGGCAATTTCGGCCCTGCATTACGGCCAGTCATTTTTTGAAGGATTGAAAGCCTACAAACATGCTGATGGAAAGGTTACCATTTTCCGCCCCGATAAAAACGCTATCCGTTTTAATAAATCGGCAGAAAGGCTTTGTATGCCTACCCTGCCCGAAGAAATATTTTTACAAAGTATGGCCGCCGTGGTTGACCTTGACCGCGAGTGGGTACCATCAAAACCAAACCATGCTTTATACATCCGCCCGTTCATGTTCGCAACAGATCCTTACCTGGGCGTAACACCATCGGCAACGTATAAATACATGGTAATTTGTGGGCCTGTTGGTCCGTATTTTTCAAAAACACTACGTGTAAAAATTGAAACCTACTACACCCGCGCCGCCGAAGGCGGTATGGGTTACGCAAAAGCAGCCGGCAACTACGGCAGCGCGATGTTACCTTCGCGCAAGGCAGCCGAGGAAGGCTTTGACCAACTGATATGGACAGATGCCAAAGAACATAAATACGTTGAAGAAATGGGCGCTGCAAACGCCATGTTTATGCTGGATGGCAAACTGATAACCGCCGAAGCAAAAGACACCATTTTAGATGGCGTAACCCGCGATACCGTTATCGCTTTAGCCAAAGAGTGGGGCATCCCGGTTGAAACCCGCAAAGTTTCTGTTGCCGAAATTATTGAAGGCGCCAAAACCGGCAGACTAACCGATGCTTTTGGCGCAGGCACTGCCGCAACCATCGCATCAGTAGGCTCTATCAGTGTTGATGGCGAGGAATATTTCCTGAGCGATCCAAAAACACGCGAGTTTTCACAAAAAGTATTGGCCACCCTTGATGCCATTAAATACGGCAGAGCAGAAGATACCCACGGCTGGAATTACCTCGTCGGATAA
- a CDS encoding ATP-dependent Clp protease adaptor ClpS, whose product MPTETQEETFTLEELLAGLKEVHRLILWNDDFNTFDHVIHCMMKYLDYSEPQAEKIAWKVHNEGKCAVLEGSFTEMEIYRKILQQEGLTVSVD is encoded by the coding sequence ATGCCAACTGAAACACAGGAAGAAACATTTACCCTCGAAGAATTGCTGGCCGGACTTAAGGAAGTTCACCGCCTGATATTATGGAACGATGATTTCAACACGTTTGACCATGTGATCCACTGTATGATGAAATACCTGGATTACTCCGAACCGCAAGCCGAAAAAATTGCCTGGAAAGTACATAACGAAGGCAAGTGCGCGGTGCTGGAAGGCTCCTTTACCGAAATGGAGATCTACCGTAAAATTCTTCAGCAAGAAGGATTGACCGTATCGGTTGATTAA
- a CDS encoding SGNH/GDSL hydrolase family protein: protein MQKINSGAIPQPADTVPVTGAATDTLSYLALGDSYTIGQSVSPEESFPYQLAAILPGFKVTEPTIIARTGWITDQLIDAIKNSTINDKTYDFVTLLIGVNDQYGGYSKDNYRIKFAAVLNTAIKFAKGNKKHVFVLSIPDYGVTPFANGNDALIGPDIDKFNAINLDESKKAGVIYVDITAISKQAAFDLSLLANDRLHPSAKMYNQWVLKLIPEILPQFKK, encoded by the coding sequence ATGCAAAAGATAAACAGCGGTGCCATTCCGCAGCCTGCAGATACAGTGCCGGTAACCGGCGCTGCAACAGATACCCTGAGCTACCTTGCTTTGGGGGATTCATATACCATAGGTCAGTCTGTTAGCCCTGAAGAGTCTTTCCCTTATCAGCTTGCAGCCATTCTGCCTGGGTTTAAAGTAACCGAACCAACAATTATAGCGCGTACCGGCTGGATAACCGACCAACTGATAGATGCCATCAAAAACAGCACTATCAATGATAAAACCTATGATTTTGTAACCTTACTCATTGGTGTTAACGACCAGTACGGAGGCTATAGTAAAGATAACTACCGTATTAAATTTGCAGCGGTTTTAAACACGGCTATTAAGTTTGCAAAAGGCAATAAAAAGCATGTATTTGTTTTATCTATCCCGGATTATGGCGTAACGCCCTTTGCCAATGGAAATGATGCGTTGATTGGACCCGATATAGACAAGTTTAACGCCATTAACCTGGATGAGAGCAAAAAGGCAGGAGTTATTTATGTTGATATTACCGCCATCTCAAAACAAGCCGCATTTGACCTAAGCCTTCTGGCTAACGACAGGCTGCATCCATCTGCCAAAATGTACAACCAGTGGGTGTTAAAGCTGATACCCGAGATACTGCCACAGTTTAAAAAATAG
- the lipB gene encoding lipoyl(octanoyl) transferase LipB codes for MKNKKVFFQDWGLIDYQQAWDRQEDLFSATVKTKLDNRNNELAYAEAAKALVPADTFDAFEADETFNYLVFCEHPHVYTLGKSGKPEHLLLDEAGLKEKQAVYYTINRGGDITYHGPGQIVSYPILDLDNFFTDIHLYLRTLEEAVILTLADYGLKAGRYPGYTGVWFDADNDKARKICAMGVRCSRWVTMHGLAFNVNPNLDYFKNIVPCGIDDKAVTSMQQELGYEVNINEVKEILKHHISVLFDMEMLS; via the coding sequence ATGAAGAATAAGAAAGTATTTTTCCAGGATTGGGGCCTGATAGATTACCAGCAGGCCTGGGACAGGCAGGAAGACCTGTTTTCGGCAACGGTAAAAACCAAGCTGGATAACCGCAATAACGAACTGGCTTATGCCGAGGCAGCTAAAGCACTGGTGCCTGCCGATACTTTTGACGCCTTTGAAGCTGATGAAACCTTCAATTACCTTGTTTTTTGCGAACACCCTCATGTGTATACTTTAGGCAAAAGCGGCAAACCTGAACATTTACTATTGGATGAAGCCGGGCTGAAAGAAAAGCAGGCCGTTTACTATACTATTAACCGGGGCGGGGATATTACCTATCATGGCCCGGGGCAGATAGTATCGTACCCGATATTGGATTTGGATAATTTTTTTACTGATATCCACCTATACCTGCGTACGCTGGAGGAGGCTGTGATATTAACCCTGGCCGATTATGGTTTAAAGGCCGGCCGTTACCCAGGCTACACCGGTGTTTGGTTTGATGCCGATAACGACAAGGCCCGCAAAATTTGCGCTATGGGTGTGCGCTGCAGCCGTTGGGTAACCATGCATGGCCTGGCATTTAACGTAAACCCCAACCTCGATTATTTTAAAAACATTGTGCCTTGCGGTATTGATGATAAAGCCGTAACCTCCATGCAGCAGGAACTTGGCTACGAGGTAAATATAAATGAAGTAAAAGAAATCCTTAAACACCACATTTCCGTATTGTTTGATATGGAGATGTTGTCATGA
- a CDS encoding 4'-phosphopantetheinyl transferase family protein translates to MAIAYRQRIDDDTEFALWKIEEQADDLYKQLQLDEDEKAYVEKLSHSKRYLHWLGTRVLLRKMLSTDEYIDCKVDAHGKPYLVNLPYHISLSHSFDYAAVMISKTHKVGIDIEQIKEKVERIAAKFMRPDELAFIGDDKKIEHLYVCWCAKEAVYKCNGQKEVSFVDNIFLEPFNFEHHGVLNANLHKNELNLDYTVGYMQYADYMIGYVKEDK, encoded by the coding sequence ATGGCGATAGCATACCGGCAGCGTATTGATGATGACACTGAGTTTGCACTCTGGAAAATAGAGGAGCAGGCAGATGACCTGTATAAGCAATTGCAATTGGATGAAGATGAGAAAGCTTATGTTGAAAAGCTAAGCCACAGTAAGCGCTATCTGCACTGGTTGGGTACCCGCGTATTGTTGCGCAAAATGCTGAGCACCGATGAATATATTGATTGCAAGGTTGACGCGCATGGTAAGCCGTACCTGGTAAACCTGCCATACCATATTTCGCTGAGCCATTCGTTTGATTATGCCGCAGTGATGATTAGCAAAACCCATAAAGTGGGAATTGATATTGAGCAGATAAAAGAAAAAGTTGAACGCATAGCCGCTAAGTTTATGCGCCCTGACGAACTTGCCTTTATTGGCGATGATAAAAAGATAGAACACCTGTATGTATGCTGGTGTGCCAAAGAAGCCGTTTATAAATGCAACGGACAAAAAGAGGTATCATTTGTCGATAACATTTTTTTAGAGCCTTTTAACTTTGAACACCATGGCGTGCTGAATGCCAATTTGCATAAAAATGAACTTAATTTGGACTACACAGTTGGCTATATGCAATACGCCGATTATATGATTGGCTACGTAAAAGAAGATAAGTGA
- the dcd gene encoding dCTP deaminase: MILSDKRILEEIEKGTIIIEPFAREKLGTNSYDVHLGKHLATYRDRVLDAKKHNEIDAFEIPKEGFVLQPNTLYLGVTVEYTETHKHVPFLEGKSSTGRLGIDIHATAGKGDVGFCNTWTLEISCAQPVRVYAGMPIGQLIYFVVEGEIETLYNTKNNAKYNNPTTRPVESMMWKNKF; the protein is encoded by the coding sequence ATGATATTATCTGATAAGCGCATCCTCGAAGAAATAGAAAAAGGAACCATCATTATTGAACCATTTGCGCGCGAGAAGCTTGGCACCAATTCCTATGATGTGCATTTGGGTAAACACCTGGCTACTTACCGCGATAGGGTACTTGATGCCAAAAAACATAACGAAATTGATGCCTTTGAGATACCTAAAGAGGGCTTTGTACTGCAGCCCAACACCCTTTACCTGGGCGTAACGGTAGAATATACCGAAACTCATAAACATGTACCCTTTTTGGAAGGAAAATCGAGCACTGGCCGTTTGGGTATTGATATACATGCCACAGCCGGCAAAGGCGACGTTGGTTTTTGCAACACCTGGACACTTGAAATATCATGCGCCCAACCCGTGCGCGTATACGCCGGCATGCCCATTGGCCAACTGATATATTTTGTTGTTGAAGGCGAAATTGAAACCCTGTACAACACCAAAAACAACGCCAAATACAACAACCCTACCACCCGCCCGGTTGAAAGCATGATGTGGAAGAATAAGTTTTAG
- a CDS encoding TonB-dependent receptor, which yields MKNKPLFAGLLITVIATAILSFKGPGEELLRKMVDQLDKWRAEHPQEKVYLQFDKPSYAIGDDIWFKAYVTIGNKHQLSALSEILNVDLIDENDSVKRSIKLPLISGLANGDFALADSMKEGNYRIRAYTNWMRNESEAYFFDKTITVTNSISNNVFTKTAFTYSTQNGKQKVNALISYSNINGEPYVAKEVSYHIELNGKTVFKGKGVTDDKGNIEASFINSTNDFAATGQILTTIKYAEKKMAEKAIAIKAVSNKIDVQFFPEGSALINGINSKIAFKAIGADGLGVDVKGTIMDDQNQVTANFNSTHLGMGFFKFVPTAGKTYKAHITYPDGTEGIFDLPKAVDNAYSLAIDNSYDDNILIKILPGKDLLNGATPTAGLLLVAQVGGEIYYAGNSADGGKTFTAEIPKSKFPSGIVQFTLFSDKDEPLNERLVFVKNNDDLKLSVTGDKQKYAPREKVTISLNAKNTEDKPVSASFSAAVIDLSKVSVDETAEETILSNILLSSDLKGYIEKPGYYFHNANANAQADLDVLLMTQGYRRFEWKKILNDSFNPIVYKPEKTLQVSGHLKTLWGKPVVRGKVTLFTTAGGVFMIDTVSDDKGNFVFKDLVFRDSIRFVIQARTAKDRKNLEIELDNIAPQATGKNKNAPDIQVNISDGQAVYLKNSKSKFNEDIKYGIGNHTIVLKEVFIKDVKSKKDLVKNSNNLNGPGNADQVLTYKDFENMGGNFVSSLQMKIFGVTFRNGVPYSTRSQNQPMTVMVDGMQVDGDYLNTLSTNDVGSVEVLRTIGNTAIYGFRGGGGVLVITTRRGGDGSVYNRYAPGVVTYAPKGYYKAREFYSPAYDDPKTNTQMQDLRSTIYWKPNIITDKDGNATFSFFNADAKATYRILIEGIDVEGNLGRQVYTYKVE from the coding sequence ATGAAAAACAAACCTCTTTTTGCCGGTTTATTGATAACTGTAATCGCTACAGCTATTTTGAGTTTTAAGGGCCCGGGCGAAGAACTGCTGCGCAAAATGGTCGACCAGCTTGATAAATGGCGGGCCGAGCATCCGCAGGAAAAAGTTTACCTGCAATTTGATAAACCCAGCTATGCTATTGGCGATGACATCTGGTTTAAAGCGTACGTAACCATCGGTAATAAACACCAGCTTTCGGCATTAAGCGAAATTTTGAATGTTGACCTGATTGACGAAAATGACTCTGTAAAGCGAAGTATCAAATTACCATTAATCAGCGGCCTGGCCAATGGCGATTTTGCCCTTGCCGATTCGATGAAAGAAGGCAACTACCGTATTCGCGCTTATACCAATTGGATGCGTAATGAAAGTGAAGCTTATTTTTTTGATAAAACAATTACCGTTACAAATAGCATCAGCAATAACGTTTTTACTAAAACCGCGTTTACTTATTCCACTCAAAATGGCAAACAAAAGGTAAACGCGCTCATTAGCTATAGTAATATTAACGGCGAACCTTATGTAGCTAAGGAAGTGAGCTACCATATTGAGCTGAACGGGAAAACCGTTTTTAAAGGCAAGGGTGTTACCGATGATAAAGGTAATATTGAAGCTAGCTTTATAAACAGCACTAACGATTTTGCCGCCACCGGTCAAATACTAACCACCATTAAATATGCCGAGAAGAAAATGGCCGAGAAAGCCATTGCCATAAAGGCAGTATCCAACAAAATTGATGTTCAGTTTTTCCCCGAAGGCAGTGCCCTTATTAACGGGATAAATTCAAAAATAGCTTTTAAGGCCATTGGCGCCGATGGTTTGGGGGTAGATGTAAAGGGGACTATAATGGATGACCAAAACCAGGTAACTGCCAATTTCAATAGCACTCACCTGGGTATGGGTTTTTTTAAATTTGTGCCGACGGCGGGGAAAACCTACAAAGCACACATTACCTATCCTGACGGAACTGAAGGAATATTTGATTTGCCTAAGGCGGTTGATAACGCGTACTCCTTAGCCATTGATAATTCATATGACGACAACATTTTGATTAAAATACTGCCGGGCAAAGACCTCTTAAATGGTGCTACGCCCACAGCAGGGCTTCTGCTGGTAGCGCAGGTGGGGGGCGAGATTTATTACGCAGGCAACAGTGCGGATGGCGGAAAAACTTTTACCGCCGAAATCCCTAAAAGCAAATTCCCATCTGGCATTGTGCAATTCACTTTATTTTCAGATAAGGACGAACCGCTAAACGAGCGCCTGGTGTTTGTTAAAAACAATGATGATTTAAAACTTTCGGTAACCGGCGACAAGCAAAAATACGCCCCCCGTGAAAAAGTGACCATCAGCCTGAATGCCAAAAATACCGAGGACAAGCCGGTAAGCGCCAGTTTCTCGGCAGCGGTTATTGATCTGTCGAAAGTTTCGGTTGATGAAACGGCAGAAGAAACTATCCTATCAAATATCCTGCTTTCGTCCGATTTGAAAGGATATATCGAAAAACCGGGCTATTATTTTCACAACGCGAACGCAAATGCACAGGCCGACCTGGATGTGCTGCTCATGACGCAAGGCTATCGTCGTTTTGAATGGAAGAAAATACTGAATGATAGTTTTAACCCAATAGTTTATAAACCCGAAAAAACATTGCAGGTATCCGGCCATTTAAAAACCCTTTGGGGCAAACCCGTCGTAAGGGGTAAAGTAACGTTATTCACTACAGCGGGCGGTGTTTTCATGATTGATACGGTATCTGACGATAAGGGTAACTTTGTTTTTAAAGACCTTGTTTTCAGGGACAGCATCCGGTTTGTAATACAGGCGCGCACCGCTAAAGACCGCAAAAACCTGGAAATTGAACTGGATAATATTGCCCCGCAAGCCACAGGCAAAAACAAAAATGCTCCCGATATACAGGTAAACATCAGCGATGGCCAGGCTGTTTATCTTAAAAACAGCAAAAGCAAGTTTAATGAGGATATTAAATATGGAATTGGCAACCATACTATTGTTTTAAAAGAAGTATTTATAAAGGACGTAAAGAGCAAAAAAGACCTTGTCAAAAACTCCAACAATTTAAATGGCCCCGGCAACGCCGACCAGGTACTTACTTACAAAGATTTTGAGAACATGGGCGGAAACTTTGTCTCTTCCTTACAAATGAAAATATTTGGGGTGACTTTTAGAAATGGAGTCCCTTACTCAACCCGCAGCCAAAACCAGCCGATGACCGTTATGGTTGATGGAATGCAGGTTGATGGAGATTATTTAAATACTTTATCTACAAATGACGTAGGAAGTGTTGAAGTTTTACGCACCATAGGCAATACGGCAATTTATGGCTTTCGTGGTGGAGGTGGCGTTTTGGTTATCACGACAAGGCGCGGCGGCGATGGCTCTGTTTACAACCGCTATGCACCGGGTGTTGTAACCTATGCACCAAAGGGATATTACAAAGCCCGCGAATTTTATTCGCCGGCGTATGACGACCCTAAAACTAATACGCAGATGCAGGATTTACGCTCAACCATATACTGGAAACCTAATATTATAACGGATAAAGATGGCAATGCCACGTTTTCTTTCTTTAATGCAGATGCTAAAGCCACTTACCGCATTTTAATTGAAGGAATTGACGTTGAGGGTAACCTTGGCCGGCAGGTTTATACCTATAAGGTGGAGTAA
- a CDS encoding TonB-dependent receptor, which translates to MKLSLTFIFLFTLFCALNGFAQTDSAFLARTINALEKYSSANPVEKVHLHFDKQGYMPGDTIWFKAYVVTGENHSLSSISNVAYVELLTAKDSVISRMALPLSSGIGWGDIALPVLLKTGKYQLRAYTNWMRNDDPAYFFSQQISIGDLQAIKAKKQNITAKPDVQFFPEGGLLINGLRSKVAIKSVDEKGLGEDLEGLVTDNDDNEVAEFKTRHLGMGVFAITPATGKLYKVKITCKNGNRYTFDLPKAHDEGFAIAINNTQADSLSVRIVASNKLFETQKSAGYYLLAQSAGKICYTAAFRLAAQSFNTVIDKKRFPTGITRFTLFAANGEPLNERVVFIQNNHALKLSVTSAGKTSAARQKVKFSLDAKTADDSYTTGSFSVSVINEDFTPVDELSENTILNNLLLTSDIKGYIEQPNYYFTDITDKTRADLDILMLTQGYRRFEWKQVLADKHQQPVFEAEKSLQISGYVKTLDGKPVPNGKVKLLTTKAGIFMLDTVTNENGKFSFNRLPEDSARYVIQARTDKDKKNVMVVLDTLSGHKSFAFRNAPGEKDTIKELTAYQKQVKQQLKLSLDKRTIQLKEVVIKDKKDTPKDIFSHAEHPDQVINDFPKEPTGESLSTFLGVRLRGIEMRSSAEGASFYTARSIAKYYPNPPPMMVKLDGSIIDPAIFSALLLTDIESAEVIRTTGQMDMTTGAREVLYLISRKHSGTAIKPSTPDVITYQSNGLYKAREFYSPKYDKINESDSKPDLRTTIYWNPTIIVDKAVAEFDFFNADTRGTYRVTVEGIDADGNLGRIVYLYNVE; encoded by the coding sequence ATGAAACTTAGCCTAACCTTCATTTTCCTGTTTACTTTATTTTGCGCATTGAACGGCTTTGCCCAAACCGATTCGGCGTTTTTGGCCCGCACCATTAATGCGCTCGAAAAATATTCATCGGCAAACCCGGTAGAGAAGGTTCATCTGCATTTTGATAAACAGGGGTATATGCCTGGCGATACCATTTGGTTTAAGGCCTATGTGGTAACCGGCGAAAACCACTCCTTGTCGTCAATCAGCAACGTGGCGTATGTTGAATTACTTACAGCAAAAGATTCGGTAATAAGCCGGATGGCCTTGCCTTTAAGCTCGGGCATAGGATGGGGAGATATTGCCTTGCCTGTCTTATTAAAAACGGGTAAATATCAATTACGGGCGTATACTAATTGGATGCGTAACGATGATCCGGCATATTTCTTTAGCCAACAGATAAGCATAGGCGATTTACAGGCGATAAAGGCAAAAAAACAAAATATAACGGCCAAGCCCGATGTGCAGTTTTTTCCGGAGGGAGGCCTACTCATTAACGGCCTGCGATCAAAAGTAGCTATAAAGTCGGTAGATGAAAAAGGACTGGGCGAAGACCTGGAAGGATTAGTAACAGATAATGACGACAATGAAGTAGCCGAATTTAAAACCCGGCATTTAGGAATGGGGGTATTTGCCATTACGCCGGCAACAGGCAAACTTTACAAGGTTAAAATAACGTGTAAAAATGGCAACCGGTATACCTTTGATTTACCAAAAGCGCATGATGAAGGTTTTGCCATCGCCATTAATAATACACAGGCCGATAGTTTAAGTGTACGCATAGTTGCCTCAAATAAGCTATTTGAAACTCAAAAAAGCGCAGGCTATTACCTGCTTGCACAGTCGGCTGGTAAAATTTGTTACACAGCCGCATTCAGGCTGGCGGCACAAAGCTTCAATACGGTTATTGATAAAAAACGTTTCCCAACAGGGATAACACGATTTACACTATTTGCTGCAAATGGCGAGCCGCTTAATGAACGCGTAGTCTTTATCCAAAATAACCATGCACTCAAACTCAGCGTAACATCGGCAGGCAAAACTTCTGCAGCCAGGCAAAAAGTAAAATTTAGCTTAGATGCCAAAACTGCCGACGATAGCTATACTACAGGAAGCTTTTCGGTATCTGTGATCAACGAAGATTTTACACCTGTGGATGAATTGTCAGAAAACACGATCCTGAACAATTTGCTGCTTACTTCGGATATTAAAGGATATATCGAGCAGCCCAACTACTACTTTACTGATATAACCGATAAAACCCGGGCCGACCTGGATATATTAATGCTTACGCAGGGTTATCGTCGTTTTGAATGGAAACAGGTATTAGCTGATAAGCACCAGCAACCGGTATTTGAAGCCGAAAAATCATTACAGATTTCCGGATATGTAAAAACTTTAGATGGCAAACCGGTACCCAACGGCAAAGTAAAGCTGTTAACAACCAAAGCTGGCATTTTCATGCTGGATACCGTAACCAATGAAAACGGAAAATTCAGCTTTAACAGGCTGCCTGAGGATAGCGCAAGGTACGTGATACAAGCACGTACCGATAAGGATAAAAAAAATGTAATGGTTGTGCTTGATACCTTATCCGGTCATAAATCATTTGCGTTTAGAAACGCACCCGGCGAAAAGGATACAATAAAAGAATTAACTGCTTACCAAAAGCAGGTTAAACAACAACTAAAATTAAGTTTAGACAAGCGCACTATACAACTTAAAGAAGTGGTGATAAAAGACAAAAAGGATACGCCAAAAGACATTTTTAGCCATGCAGAACACCCCGACCAGGTGATAAATGATTTTCCGAAAGAGCCGACTGGAGAAAGCCTGAGCACTTTTTTGGGCGTACGCCTGCGCGGTATCGAGATGAGGAGCTCGGCAGAAGGCGCTTCGTTTTATACCGCACGGTCTATAGCTAAATATTACCCAAACCCGCCGCCAATGATGGTAAAGCTTGACGGAAGTATTATTGACCCGGCCATTTTTAGTGCCCTTTTACTGACAGATATTGAAAGTGCCGAAGTAATCAGAACAACCGGGCAAATGGATATGACAACAGGCGCAAGGGAAGTACTTTACCTCATTTCCAGGAAACATTCCGGCACCGCAATTAAACCATCAACACCGGATGTTATCACATACCAATCAAACGGATTATACAAGGCAAGGGAGTTTTATTCGCCCAAATATGATAAGATCAATGAAAGCGACTCAAAGCCCGATTTGCGTACAACCATTTATTGGAACCCAACCATTATAGTCGACAAAGCCGTTGCCGAATTTGATTTTTTTAACGCCGATACCAGGGGCACTTACCGCGTAACCGTGGAAGGAATTGATGCCGACGGTAATTTGGGCCGGATAGTTTACCTGTATAACGTTGAGTAA
- a CDS encoding L-serine ammonia-lyase, translating into MVREQISVFDMFKIGIGPSSSHTLGPWRAAQQFVLSLQQQKVLPLVNQVQILLYGSLAKTGRGHGTDIAILLGLSGDDPVTFEVDKITPKINHITTSHKLILGGIKEIEFSVINDLLFLFNESLPFHPNAVTFQAFLSNGKAVSETYYSIGGGFVVKDGASAQSKHEVDLPFPIDTAADLLHWCIKTGLRISEVVMENELAWRTEQETRAGVLNIFKALKECMYRGCHTTGQLPGGLNVARRAFKLNAKLINNRPYSNYDEWITAIRQTGDSFKNILDWVSCFALAVNEENASFGRVVTAPTNGAAGVIPAVLQYYIVFCEGNTDEKVIQFLLTASEIGSIFKKGATISAAMGGCQAEIGVSSAMAAAALTECLGGTQRQVLMAAEIAMEHHLGLTCDPIGGLVQIPCIERNTMGAIKAITASQLALQSNPEKAKVSLDAVVKTMWQTALDMNSKYKETSDGGLAINIPISLPEC; encoded by the coding sequence ATGGTAAGGGAGCAAATTTCGGTATTTGATATGTTTAAAATAGGGATAGGGCCGTCAAGCTCGCATACCCTTGGGCCGTGGCGCGCTGCCCAGCAGTTTGTATTATCGTTACAACAGCAGAAGGTGCTGCCGCTTGTTAACCAGGTACAAATACTGCTTTATGGCTCTTTAGCCAAAACGGGCCGGGGCCATGGTACCGATATCGCTATTTTGCTCGGCTTGAGCGGAGATGATCCTGTAACTTTTGAGGTTGACAAGATTACCCCTAAAATTAACCACATCACTACATCACATAAATTGATTTTAGGTGGAATTAAAGAAATTGAATTTTCGGTAATTAACGACCTGTTGTTTTTGTTTAACGAAAGTTTGCCTTTTCATCCCAACGCGGTTACTTTCCAGGCGTTTTTGAGTAATGGCAAAGCGGTGTCCGAAACGTATTACTCCATAGGCGGAGGATTTGTGGTTAAGGATGGCGCATCAGCCCAATCAAAACATGAGGTCGATCTGCCGTTCCCGATTGATACTGCTGCCGATTTATTGCACTGGTGTATAAAAACAGGCCTTCGGATTTCGGAAGTGGTGATGGAGAATGAGCTGGCGTGGCGTACTGAACAGGAAACCCGTGCAGGTGTGCTGAATATTTTTAAGGCTTTAAAAGAGTGTATGTACCGCGGCTGCCATACCACAGGCCAGTTACCCGGCGGTTTAAATGTGGCCCGGCGTGCCTTTAAACTGAATGCAAAACTAATAAACAACAGGCCTTACAGTAACTACGATGAATGGATTACCGCTATAAGGCAAACAGGCGATAGTTTTAAAAATATATTGGATTGGGTGAGTTGTTTCGCGTTGGCTGTAAACGAGGAGAATGCCTCTTTTGGTAGGGTAGTAACCGCGCCAACCAACGGCGCTGCCGGCGTTATCCCTGCCGTATTACAATACTATATTGTTTTTTGCGAGGGTAACACTGATGAAAAAGTCATCCAATTTTTGCTGACGGCTTCCGAAATTGGGAGCATCTTTAAAAAAGGCGCCACCATATCGGCAGCCATGGGTGGTTGCCAGGCCGAAATTGGCGTTTCATCTGCTATGGCTGCTGCCGCATTAACAGAATGCTTGGGTGGCACCCAACGGCAGGTACTCATGGCTGCCGAAATAGCCATGGAACATCATCTTGGCCTTACCTGCGACCCTATTGGCGGCCTGGTACAAATCCCCTGCATCGAGAGAAATACCATGGGGGCCATAAAAGCCATCACGGCATCGCAGTTAGCTTTACAAAGCAATCCCGAAAAAGCCAAGGTAAGCCTGGATGCCGTAGTAAAAACCATGTGGCAAACCGCGCTTGATATGAACTCCAAGTATAAAGAAACATCTGATGGCGGGCTGGCTATTAATATCCCTATCAGCTTGCCGGAGTGTTAA